A single window of Sphingobacterium sp. ML3W DNA harbors:
- the galE gene encoding UDP-glucose 4-epimerase GalE, protein MSKILVTGGTGYIGSHTVVELHNAGYTPVIVDNLSNSNIKMLDQIEKIIGIKPEFHQFDLCDETKVLEFVKNNTDISGIIHFAASKAVGESVQNPLKYYHNNFFSLINLLEAYREKPVNFVFSSSCTVYGEPDYLPVDEAAPVKKATSPYGNTKQIAEEILEETANAYDNFNIIALRYFNPVGAHETALIGELPLGVPQNLLPFITQTAIGKRDKLTVFGNDFDTKDGFCVRDFIHVVDLAKAHVAAIKLLEKGNPKGKYDVFNVGTGNGYSVLEAIKAFEEASGQKLNYVVGPRREGDIVKVYGDVTKSTNELNWKAQLGIFEMMDSAWKWEKYLHENPIV, encoded by the coding sequence ATGAGCAAAATACTTGTAACAGGCGGAACAGGATATATTGGTTCGCATACAGTTGTTGAATTACATAATGCAGGTTACACACCGGTTATCGTTGACAACTTATCTAATTCTAACATCAAAATGTTAGACCAAATTGAAAAAATTATCGGCATAAAACCTGAGTTTCATCAATTTGATTTATGTGACGAGACAAAAGTTTTAGAATTTGTTAAAAACAACACAGATATTAGCGGAATCATCCATTTTGCAGCATCCAAAGCAGTTGGAGAATCCGTTCAAAATCCACTAAAATACTACCATAACAACTTTTTCTCGTTAATCAATCTCTTAGAAGCTTATCGTGAAAAACCGGTGAACTTTGTATTTTCCTCTAGCTGCACCGTTTATGGAGAGCCCGATTACTTACCTGTAGATGAAGCTGCACCAGTAAAAAAAGCAACTTCTCCTTATGGCAATACCAAACAGATTGCAGAAGAAATTTTAGAAGAAACAGCTAACGCATATGACAACTTTAATATCATAGCATTACGTTATTTCAATCCAGTTGGAGCCCACGAAACTGCATTAATCGGAGAATTACCATTAGGAGTTCCTCAGAACCTTCTACCATTTATTACACAAACCGCTATTGGCAAACGTGATAAATTGACGGTATTTGGCAATGATTTCGATACGAAAGATGGTTTCTGTGTCCGTGACTTTATCCATGTTGTTGATTTGGCAAAAGCACACGTTGCAGCGATTAAATTATTAGAAAAAGGAAATCCTAAAGGAAAATACGATGTCTTTAACGTAGGTACAGGAAATGGATATTCTGTTTTAGAAGCCATTAAAGCGTTTGAAGAAGCATCGGGTCAAAAACTGAACTATGTAGTAGGGCCACGTCGTGAAGGAGATATCGTGAAGGTGTATGGTGATGTCACTAAATCGACCAATGAATTAAATTGGAAAGCACAATTAGGCATCTTTGAGATGATGGACAGCGCTTGGAAATGGGAGAAATACCTACACGAAAATCCAATCGTTTAA
- a CDS encoding GDP-mannose 4,6-dehydratase, with protein sequence MENKIRKRILITGAAGFLGSHLCDRFIQEEYHVIGMDNLITGDLRNIEHLFKLSNFEFYNHDVSKFVHVPGHLDYILHFASPASPIDYLKIPIQTLKVGSLGTHNLLGLALEKKARILVASTSEIYGDPLVSPQSEDYWGNVNPVGPRGVYDEAKRFQEAITTAYHNFHQLETRIVRIFNTFGPRMRMNDGRAVPTFITQALLGEDITLFGNGEQTRSFCYVTDQIEGIFKVLHSDCTTPINIGNTEEISLNQLASEILQITQAKGKKVYQPLPTEDPKQRKPDISKAKRILNWEPETSRIAGLEKTIAYYQSLPIENLEHKDFTYYNFKQ encoded by the coding sequence GTGGAAAACAAGATACGCAAACGAATTTTAATAACAGGAGCCGCTGGATTTCTAGGCTCTCACCTTTGTGATCGTTTTATTCAAGAAGAATACCACGTCATTGGTATGGATAATCTCATTACTGGAGACCTTAGAAATATCGAACACTTATTCAAGCTATCAAATTTCGAGTTTTACAATCATGATGTCTCCAAATTCGTCCATGTACCAGGGCACCTCGATTATATCTTACACTTCGCATCACCAGCAAGTCCAATAGACTACCTAAAGATTCCAATTCAAACGCTTAAAGTTGGCTCATTAGGCACACACAATCTATTAGGTTTAGCATTAGAAAAAAAGGCGAGAATCTTGGTAGCATCCACATCCGAAATTTATGGCGATCCACTTGTAAGTCCACAATCTGAAGATTATTGGGGCAATGTAAATCCAGTAGGACCACGTGGCGTCTATGATGAAGCCAAACGTTTTCAAGAAGCGATTACCACGGCCTATCACAACTTTCATCAATTAGAAACAAGAATCGTACGAATCTTCAATACATTTGGACCTCGCATGCGTATGAATGACGGCCGAGCAGTTCCCACCTTTATCACCCAAGCACTACTTGGAGAAGATATCACCCTATTTGGCAACGGTGAACAAACAAGATCATTTTGCTATGTAACTGATCAAATAGAGGGCATTTTTAAAGTCCTACATTCAGATTGCACTACCCCCATCAACATTGGTAATACGGAAGAAATTTCACTCAACCAGTTAGCGAGTGAAATCTTACAAATTACACAGGCCAAAGGAAAAAAGGTCTATCAACCACTCCCCACAGAGGACCCAAAGCAGCGTAAACCAGATATTTCGAAAGCAAAGAGAATATTAAACTGGGAACCCGAAACTTCGAGAATAGCAGGATTGGAAAAAACGATTGCTTACTATCAATCGTTACCCATAGAAAATTTAGAACATAAAGACTTTACATATTATAACTTTAAGCAATGA